In one Vulgatibacter incomptus genomic region, the following are encoded:
- a CDS encoding PhoH family protein, protein MQKNFVLDTNVLLHDPRSLLAFGDNHVVVPIYVIEEIDQFKRDLSELGRNARQIARKLDQFRVAGNLGEGVPLENGGTLRVLFSQRVPGHEIADGSVMDNRILSVALDLREREPERPTVFVTKDANLRIRADALGLTAEDFDAEKVEIEEVYSGVTEVQIPPPLLDAFYAQGEAALPDGEPDEPARPPNEFVVLRDEAQPSRSAVGRWAAEKRRVVPVLKVQKEGVWGIRPRNKEQSFAIDLLLNDDIKLVTLVGKAGTGKTLLAIAAGLSKTMEEGVYHKLLVSRPVFPLGRDIGYLPGSVEEKLNPWMQPIFDNVEFLMNLSRAEKKAGRGYHELIDLGILSIEPLTYIRGRSIPGQFIIVDEAQNLTPHEVKTIVTRSGEGTKIVLTGDPYQIDNPYVDSTNNGLIHVVNRFKGEKIAGHVTLSKGERSPLAELAANLL, encoded by the coding sequence ATGCAGAAGAACTTCGTCCTCGACACCAACGTCCTGCTGCACGACCCGCGCTCGCTCCTCGCGTTCGGCGACAACCACGTGGTGGTGCCGATCTACGTGATCGAGGAGATCGACCAGTTCAAGCGCGACCTCTCCGAGCTCGGGCGCAACGCCCGCCAGATCGCGCGGAAGCTCGACCAGTTCCGCGTCGCCGGCAACCTCGGCGAGGGCGTGCCCCTCGAGAACGGCGGCACGCTGCGGGTGCTCTTCTCGCAGCGGGTCCCGGGCCACGAGATCGCCGACGGCTCGGTGATGGACAACCGGATCCTCTCGGTGGCCCTGGACCTTCGGGAGAGGGAGCCGGAGCGGCCCACGGTCTTCGTGACCAAGGACGCGAACCTCCGGATCCGCGCCGATGCCCTTGGCCTGACCGCGGAGGACTTCGACGCGGAGAAGGTGGAGATCGAGGAGGTCTACTCGGGCGTCACCGAGGTCCAGATCCCACCGCCGCTCCTCGACGCCTTCTATGCCCAGGGGGAGGCGGCGCTCCCAGATGGGGAGCCCGACGAGCCGGCTCGCCCTCCCAACGAGTTCGTCGTGCTACGGGACGAGGCGCAGCCGAGCCGCTCGGCCGTGGGGCGCTGGGCGGCGGAGAAGCGCCGCGTGGTGCCGGTGCTGAAGGTGCAGAAGGAGGGCGTCTGGGGGATCCGCCCGCGCAACAAGGAGCAGAGCTTCGCCATCGACCTCCTGCTCAACGACGACATCAAGCTCGTGACGCTGGTGGGCAAGGCCGGCACGGGCAAGACGCTCCTCGCCATCGCCGCCGGGCTCTCGAAGACGATGGAGGAGGGCGTCTACCACAAGCTCCTGGTGAGCCGGCCCGTCTTCCCGCTGGGCCGCGACATCGGCTATCTGCCGGGTAGCGTCGAGGAGAAGCTCAACCCCTGGATGCAGCCGATCTTCGACAACGTCGAGTTCCTGATGAATCTGAGCCGGGCGGAGAAGAAGGCCGGCCGCGGCTACCACGAGCTCATCGACCTGGGGATCCTCTCGATCGAGCCGCTGACCTACATCCGCGGCCGCTCGATCCCGGGCCAGTTCATCATCGTGGACGAGGCCCAGAACCTCACGCCACACGAGGTGAAGACGATCGTCACACGCTCGGGCGAGGGGACGAAGATCGTCCTCACGGGCGACCCGTACCAGATCGACAATCCCTACGTGGACTCGACGAACAACGGGCTGATCCACGTGGTCAACCGCTTCAAGGGCGAGAAGATCGCGGGCCACGTCACCCTGAGCAAGGGCGAGCGGAGCCCGCTCGCGGAGCTCGCCGCGAACCTGCTGTAG
- the dnaK gene encoding molecular chaperone DnaK, with product MGKTIGIDLGTTNSVVAVMEGREPTVITNEEGSRTTPSVVAYTKGGERLVGQVAKRQAITNPEHTVYSIKRFMGRRYDEVEQEVHLVPFHVEKGPHGDARVRIDDKLISPPEISAQILMKLKRAAETYLGETVTDAVITVPAYFNDAQRQATKDAGKIAGLDVKRIVNEPTAAALAYGLDKKKNEKVAVYDFGGGTFDISILEVGESVVEVLASKGDTHLGGDNIDQRIMDWLIAEFKKESGIDVSKDKMVLQRLKEGAERAKIELSSTLETEVNLPFLTADQTGPKHLLIKLSRARLEGMISDLVDRSMAPVRNCLEDAGLKPDEVDEVVLVGGSTRIPMVQQAVKRFFGKEPNRSVNPDEVVAVGAAVQAGVLGGEVRDLLLLDVTPLSLGVETLGGVMTKLIDRNTTIPAKRTETFSTAADDQSSVEIHVLQGERELAKDNRTLGRFHLDGLPPAPRGVPQIEVTFDIDANGILHVGAKDKATTKEQKITITQSSGLQKDEVDKMVSDARSHESEDKERRAKIEERNKADTLAYQAEKLVRENEAKLSAGARESVETAVKKVNEKKEAPIGELREALKELETATHKAAEELYRAAAPSEEAPEGGEKKREDEEEVVDAEFRESP from the coding sequence ATGGGAAAGACCATCGGGATCGACCTCGGGACGACCAACTCGGTCGTGGCCGTGATGGAGGGTCGGGAGCCGACCGTGATCACCAACGAGGAGGGCTCGCGGACCACGCCCTCGGTGGTGGCCTACACCAAAGGGGGCGAGCGCCTGGTGGGCCAGGTAGCCAAGCGGCAGGCGATCACCAACCCGGAGCACACGGTCTACTCGATCAAGCGCTTCATGGGGCGGCGGTACGACGAGGTCGAGCAGGAGGTGCACCTCGTGCCCTTCCACGTGGAGAAGGGACCCCACGGCGACGCCCGCGTCCGCATCGACGACAAGCTGATCTCGCCGCCGGAGATCTCCGCCCAGATCCTGATGAAGCTCAAGAGGGCCGCCGAGACCTACCTCGGCGAGACGGTGACGGACGCGGTGATCACCGTGCCCGCCTACTTCAACGACGCCCAGCGCCAGGCCACCAAGGACGCCGGCAAGATCGCCGGCCTCGACGTGAAGCGGATCGTGAACGAGCCGACCGCCGCCGCTCTCGCCTACGGCCTGGACAAAAAGAAGAACGAGAAGGTCGCGGTCTACGACTTCGGCGGCGGCACCTTCGACATCTCGATCCTCGAGGTGGGCGAGAGCGTGGTCGAGGTCCTCGCGTCCAAGGGCGACACGCACCTGGGCGGCGACAACATCGATCAGCGGATCATGGACTGGCTGATCGCGGAGTTCAAAAAGGAGTCGGGGATCGACGTCTCGAAGGACAAGATGGTCCTCCAGCGCTTGAAGGAGGGCGCCGAGCGGGCGAAGATCGAGCTCTCCTCCACCCTCGAGACGGAGGTCAACCTCCCGTTCCTCACCGCCGATCAGACCGGCCCCAAGCACCTGCTGATCAAGCTCTCCCGGGCCCGGCTCGAGGGGATGATCTCGGACCTCGTGGATCGCTCCATGGCCCCGGTCCGGAACTGCCTCGAGGACGCGGGCCTGAAGCCCGACGAGGTCGACGAGGTGGTGCTGGTGGGCGGCTCCACCCGGATCCCGATGGTGCAGCAGGCCGTGAAGCGCTTCTTCGGCAAGGAGCCGAACCGGAGCGTGAACCCCGACGAGGTGGTCGCCGTCGGCGCCGCGGTGCAGGCGGGCGTCCTGGGCGGCGAGGTCCGCGATCTGCTGCTCCTCGACGTGACGCCGCTCTCCCTCGGCGTGGAGACCCTCGGCGGCGTGATGACGAAGCTCATCGACCGCAACACCACCATCCCGGCGAAGCGCACCGAGACCTTCTCCACCGCCGCCGACGATCAGTCGTCGGTGGAGATCCACGTCCTTCAGGGCGAGCGCGAGCTGGCGAAGGACAACCGCACCCTCGGCCGATTCCATCTCGACGGCCTCCCGCCCGCCCCCAGGGGCGTGCCCCAGATCGAGGTGACCTTCGACATCGACGCGAACGGCATCCTCCACGTGGGCGCCAAGGACAAGGCCACGACCAAGGAGCAGAAGATCACGATCACCCAGTCCTCCGGCCTCCAGAAGGACGAGGTGGACAAGATGGTGTCCGACGCCCGCTCCCACGAGTCGGAGGACAAGGAGCGGCGCGCGAAGATCGAGGAGCGCAACAAGGCCGATACGCTCGCCTATCAGGCGGAGAAGCTCGTGCGGGAGAACGAGGCGAAGCTCTCGGCCGGGGCGCGCGAGTCGGTCGAGACCGCCGTGAAGAAGGTGAACGAGAAGAAGGAGGCCCCGATCGGCGAGCTGCGCGAGGCCCTCAAGGAGCTGGAGACGGCCACGCACAAGGCGGCGGAGGAGCTCTACCGCGCGGCGGCACCGTCCGAAGAGGCGCCGGAGGGCGGCGAGAAGAAGCGCGAGGACGAGGAAGAGGTCGTCGACGCCGAGTTCCGCGAGTCGCCCTGA
- a CDS encoding diacylglycerol/lipid kinase family protein yields MNPAAALSLADSKVAVLLNANAKRVSQRVHRALSHVVPEDDLFFSRCTSEARTIARTVVDRQYRTVFTGGGDGTFVSFVTEILDFLRGSALPTPRFGVLKLGTGNALAGMVGATAGQGILDDVLRARAGEVPCVKRIDLIQANGRATPFAGVGLDAAILNDYGAVKRRFGNGPLKKLASGAPGYAIAAATRTLPHNLVNRKMPEIEVVNGNGHAALLGPDGRPIREFGPGDVLFRGPAQVCAASTVPFYGFNFKMFPFAGMVPGRMQLRITNVNPMTIVTHLGSIWKGRFRHPNISDFHVEEFIVRSNEKLPLQIGGDAEGYSEEIRFGLAPKQVELVDYSMFN; encoded by the coding sequence ATGAACCCGGCAGCCGCACTCTCCCTCGCCGACTCGAAGGTGGCGGTCCTTCTCAACGCCAACGCCAAGCGCGTCTCCCAGCGGGTGCATCGAGCCCTCTCCCACGTGGTGCCCGAGGACGACCTCTTCTTCTCGCGCTGCACGAGCGAAGCCCGCACCATCGCCCGCACCGTCGTCGATCGGCAGTACCGGACGGTATTCACGGGCGGGGGAGATGGCACCTTCGTCTCCTTCGTCACCGAGATCCTGGACTTCCTCCGCGGCTCGGCGCTCCCCACCCCCCGCTTCGGCGTCCTCAAGCTGGGCACCGGCAACGCCCTCGCCGGCATGGTCGGCGCCACCGCAGGCCAGGGGATCCTGGACGACGTGCTCCGAGCCCGGGCCGGAGAGGTCCCCTGCGTGAAGCGGATCGACCTGATCCAGGCGAACGGTCGCGCCACGCCCTTCGCCGGCGTGGGCCTCGACGCCGCCATCCTCAACGACTACGGCGCCGTGAAGCGCCGCTTCGGCAACGGCCCGCTCAAGAAGCTCGCCTCCGGCGCCCCCGGCTACGCCATCGCGGCCGCCACCCGCACCCTGCCCCACAACCTCGTCAACCGGAAGATGCCCGAGATCGAGGTCGTCAACGGCAACGGCCACGCCGCCCTCCTGGGCCCCGACGGCCGGCCGATTCGCGAGTTCGGCCCCGGCGACGTGCTCTTCCGCGGTCCCGCCCAGGTCTGCGCGGCTTCGACCGTTCCGTTCTACGGCTTCAACTTCAAGATGTTCCCCTTCGCCGGGATGGTGCCGGGCCGCATGCAGCTCCGGATCACCAACGTGAACCCGATGACGATCGTCACCCACCTGGGCTCGATCTGGAAGGGCCGCTTCCGGCACCCGAACATCTCCGACTTCCACGTCGAGGAGTTCATCGTCCGGTCCAACGAGAAGCTCCCGCTGCAGATCGGCGGCGACGCTGAGGGCTACAGCGAGGAGATCCGCTTCGGCCTGGCGCCCAAGCAGGTGGAGCTCGTCGACTACTCGATGTTCAACTGA
- a CDS encoding BamA/OMP85 family outer membrane protein — protein MRPPARFVAVALLLGAGCATTNAAGQAPEPTGPRITSVEIRGNQTVSSGLIEGRIGTRASNRFLFFGSNRYVDRGVIDADVGRIRDIYEKAGFWAATVSAEVIAEKDDEARVRFHVEEGRPTIVRSLLVDGMEQLPDAVRARTLDSAPLVAGARYTALEYDALKDQILMRLRGQSYATARVSGRAEVSPEEGSADLVIEVEPGPSYRFGELEVEGNLLVPSRKIEKAAKVVLQPGDPYDPETLSEAEQEVFALGAFSSSVAVGGVPDPETARIPARLVVSEADAMRIRAGAGVGIEQGFQQVRGLLDFTHLSIFGGLQRLNLRNDIAYRFLFAEHASGFAGRSIAELTQPDLIGPRTDLALRFGYERQLTQSYTSQSLVARIGTPIRVRRWLYITPSYSLERFFNVQVFDQEQLARTEARTLTPLVDCPDGCTFSYLEQRLVADRRNSPLEPTSGWYASLDLQEGGGPLGGSFDWIRIAPEARWYAPIFPNLIFATRLELGYLQPLSTPEGCTQSPDDSFSQSFRCSPIVIRFFGGGSNAFRGLGAGRLAPQEAVEVKNGNGKTTTIFIPLGGNSSVLATAELRWFFAENLTSAFFVDAANVAAGSLEAFDLSALQYAAGVGIRYRSPIGPARLDVGYRFLRRPLVVVNDVHRFETNFFDWFAVFLAIGEAF, from the coding sequence ATGCGCCCGCCCGCCCGCTTCGTCGCCGTCGCACTACTGCTAGGCGCGGGATGCGCGACGACGAATGCGGCGGGCCAGGCTCCCGAGCCCACCGGCCCCCGGATCACCTCGGTGGAGATCCGGGGCAACCAGACGGTGTCCTCCGGCCTCATCGAGGGGCGGATCGGCACCCGCGCGAGCAACCGCTTCCTCTTCTTCGGCTCCAACCGCTATGTCGATCGCGGCGTGATCGACGCGGACGTCGGCCGGATCCGGGACATCTACGAGAAGGCGGGCTTCTGGGCGGCGACGGTCTCCGCCGAGGTGATCGCCGAGAAGGACGACGAGGCCCGCGTCCGTTTCCACGTAGAGGAGGGGCGTCCCACCATCGTCCGCTCGCTGCTGGTGGACGGGATGGAGCAGCTGCCCGACGCCGTCCGCGCGCGGACCCTCGACAGCGCGCCCCTGGTCGCAGGGGCGCGCTACACCGCCCTGGAATACGACGCGCTCAAGGACCAGATCCTGATGCGGCTTCGGGGGCAGAGCTACGCCACGGCCAGAGTGAGCGGCCGCGCCGAGGTCTCTCCCGAAGAGGGCAGCGCGGACCTGGTGATCGAGGTCGAGCCCGGACCGAGCTATCGCTTCGGCGAGCTCGAGGTCGAAGGAAATCTGCTCGTCCCGTCCCGCAAGATCGAGAAGGCGGCGAAGGTGGTGTTGCAGCCGGGCGATCCCTACGACCCGGAGACGCTCTCCGAAGCGGAGCAGGAGGTCTTCGCCCTCGGCGCCTTCTCGTCGAGCGTGGCGGTCGGCGGCGTCCCGGATCCGGAGACGGCTCGGATCCCGGCGAGGCTGGTGGTGAGCGAGGCCGACGCCATGCGGATCCGCGCCGGCGCAGGGGTCGGGATCGAGCAGGGCTTCCAGCAGGTCCGCGGCCTGCTGGACTTCACCCACTTGAGCATCTTCGGCGGCCTCCAGCGGCTGAATCTGCGCAACGACATCGCGTACCGCTTTCTCTTCGCCGAGCACGCGTCGGGCTTCGCCGGGCGCTCCATCGCGGAGCTCACCCAGCCCGATCTCATCGGCCCCCGGACCGATCTCGCCCTGCGCTTCGGCTACGAGCGTCAGCTCACCCAGTCGTATACGTCGCAGTCGCTGGTCGCGCGGATCGGGACTCCGATCCGGGTGCGCCGGTGGCTGTACATCACGCCCAGTTACAGCCTCGAGCGCTTCTTCAACGTCCAGGTCTTCGATCAGGAGCAGCTCGCCCGGACCGAGGCGAGGACCCTGACGCCTCTCGTCGACTGCCCCGACGGCTGTACCTTCTCGTACCTCGAGCAGCGCCTCGTCGCCGATCGCCGCAACAGCCCGCTGGAGCCGACGTCCGGCTGGTACGCGTCGCTCGACCTGCAGGAGGGAGGCGGCCCGCTGGGCGGGAGCTTCGATTGGATACGGATCGCCCCGGAGGCGCGCTGGTACGCGCCCATCTTCCCGAATCTGATCTTCGCCACCCGCCTCGAGCTCGGTTACTTGCAGCCGCTCTCCACTCCAGAGGGCTGCACCCAGTCGCCGGACGACAGCTTCTCGCAGAGCTTTCGATGCTCGCCGATCGTGATCCGCTTCTTCGGCGGTGGCTCCAACGCCTTTCGCGGGCTCGGAGCCGGGAGGCTCGCGCCCCAGGAGGCCGTGGAGGTGAAGAACGGCAACGGGAAGACCACGACGATCTTCATTCCGCTGGGCGGAAACTCGAGCGTCTTGGCCACGGCGGAGCTGCGCTGGTTCTTCGCCGAGAACTTGACGAGCGCGTTCTTCGTCGACGCCGCCAACGTGGCCGCCGGCTCCCTCGAGGCCTTCGACCTCTCGGCCCTCCAATACGCCGCCGGGGTCGGGATCCGCTATCGATCGCCCATCGGTCCCGCCCGCCTCGACGTCGGCTACCGCTTCCTGCGCAGGCCGCTCGTGGTGGTCAACGACGTGCACCGCTTCGAGACCAACTTCTTCGACTGGTTCGCGGTCTTCCTCGCGATCGGCGAGGCCTTCTAG